One window from the genome of Oceaniferula flava encodes:
- a CDS encoding sulfatase family protein: protein MKTLLATLLIVSSTFVAAPLHARPALDHPNIIIIFVDDSGYADYSHTGSPTIHTPNITKMTHEGLNFPQFYCASPACTASRYGLLTGRNPARSGLGKWVIGPTDAKYIHPNEVTIAEGLKNQGYVTGMFGKWHLGSPNSNNSFTADSLPLAHGFDVFEGTTVSHDYDNSMLIKGPSTVNDPTTGYESIESDVDSNVTIMRGLTKRYTERAVDFINTHKASPFFLYVAPNMPHLPVYASENFQGKSLRGPLGDCLEEIDASVGQIRDAIDAAGITDNTLIIYSSDNGPWIKYAHTANHAEYGEARLHVGSALPFRDGKGSTWEGGVRVPGIFCWPGTIPPMSREKTPASTMDILPTVFALAGESLPTGRTLDGRDIRPFFNPSQFTATVPDFTYIYTGNSNNSRYGVRKGAWKIHTKLYSQTGNNYGFTASEASPLLFNVEQDLGERFDVSDANPSEVSNLKAILDAFNASLASEGSFWD from the coding sequence ATGAAAACCTTACTCGCCACCCTCCTCATTGTGAGCAGCACATTCGTCGCAGCTCCCCTCCATGCCCGTCCAGCATTGGATCACCCCAATATCATTATCATCTTTGTGGATGATTCCGGATACGCCGACTACTCGCACACAGGCAGCCCGACCATCCACACTCCTAACATCACTAAAATGACGCATGAGGGGCTCAATTTTCCGCAATTCTACTGCGCCTCCCCAGCATGCACAGCCTCACGCTACGGCCTCCTAACAGGAAGGAACCCAGCACGTTCCGGTCTTGGCAAATGGGTCATCGGGCCGACCGATGCCAAATACATCCACCCCAATGAAGTGACCATTGCCGAAGGTCTTAAAAACCAAGGTTACGTCACAGGGATGTTTGGCAAGTGGCACCTCGGGAGCCCAAATAGCAACAATAGCTTCACCGCAGACAGCCTACCGTTGGCTCATGGCTTCGATGTTTTCGAAGGCACGACCGTTTCCCATGATTACGATAACAGCATGCTGATCAAGGGACCATCCACCGTGAATGATCCCACCACAGGTTACGAATCCATCGAGTCTGATGTGGATAGCAATGTTACCATCATGCGCGGACTGACAAAACGTTACACCGAGCGTGCTGTGGATTTTATCAACACTCACAAGGCGTCACCTTTTTTCCTCTACGTCGCCCCTAACATGCCACACCTCCCCGTCTATGCTTCCGAAAATTTTCAAGGGAAATCACTCCGCGGGCCACTCGGCGACTGCTTGGAAGAGATCGATGCCTCAGTGGGTCAAATTCGAGACGCCATCGACGCTGCCGGCATCACTGACAACACGCTGATCATTTACAGCTCTGACAACGGGCCGTGGATCAAATATGCCCATACTGCCAACCATGCCGAGTATGGTGAAGCCCGCCTCCACGTTGGAAGTGCACTACCATTCCGCGATGGTAAAGGCTCTACTTGGGAAGGAGGCGTCCGTGTTCCAGGCATCTTTTGCTGGCCGGGAACGATACCGCCTATGAGTCGGGAAAAAACTCCCGCTAGCACGATGGACATTCTGCCCACGGTCTTTGCTTTAGCTGGTGAAAGCTTGCCCACGGGGCGCACGCTTGATGGTCGTGACATTCGTCCTTTTTTCAATCCCTCTCAGTTCACAGCCACGGTTCCTGATTTCACCTACATCTACACGGGCAATTCTAACAATAGTCGATATGGTGTTAGAAAAGGCGCGTGGAAAATACACACCAAACTCTACTCGCAGACAGGCAATAACTACGGATTCACAGCGTCCGAAGCCAGCCCTCTACTCTTCAACGTGGAACAAGATCTGGGGGAACGCTTCGATGTGTCAGACGCCAATCCGTCAGAGGTAAGCAACCTCAAAGCCATCCTTGATGCCTTTAACGCCAGCCTCGCCAGCGAAGGCTCTTTTTGGGATTAA
- a CDS encoding 3'-5' exoribonuclease YhaM family protein: MQHLSISSLRKSTADSPLSASFDAQLERKAERETKTGKPFYEITLVDGTGDMKLKVWENRPQFRALDDLPEGSLLRVSGEWTQNQYGMDSAKWDMRLLNESEGRDFLAGDPETRQKQDADWADILQMTGDIADPRLHALCAEFILHYGDRFRRSAAARKNHHARRGGLVEHVAQMMRSAWAICGVYPKLNRDLLTAGVLFHDCGKMWENNYPEAGFTQPHNIHGEMLGHIPLGIETANKIWRDLKDQPQSKAWQELTPESEDVQLHLLHLIASHHGTHEWGSPTLPRTPEAMALHYIDNLDAKYEMMSEGYESSPELAPGIQERKFPLPASLVTPLTHFSASPGVAPSAPKQESIELPLDELF, translated from the coding sequence GTGCAGCATTTGTCCATTTCCTCGCTTCGAAAATCCACCGCCGACTCTCCACTGAGCGCCAGCTTTGATGCTCAGTTGGAGCGCAAGGCCGAGCGGGAAACCAAAACCGGCAAGCCCTTCTATGAGATCACCCTGGTGGATGGCACCGGGGACATGAAGCTCAAGGTCTGGGAAAATCGTCCCCAGTTTCGTGCTCTCGACGACCTCCCCGAGGGCAGCCTGCTGCGTGTCAGCGGTGAGTGGACCCAGAACCAGTATGGCATGGACTCTGCCAAGTGGGACATGCGCCTGCTGAACGAATCCGAAGGGCGCGATTTCCTCGCGGGCGATCCGGAAACGCGGCAGAAGCAAGACGCCGATTGGGCGGATATTCTGCAGATGACCGGTGACATCGCGGACCCTCGGCTGCATGCTCTCTGTGCTGAGTTTATTCTGCATTACGGCGATCGCTTTCGGCGCTCGGCCGCAGCCCGCAAAAACCACCACGCGCGCCGCGGCGGACTGGTCGAGCACGTGGCCCAGATGATGCGCTCCGCCTGGGCGATCTGTGGCGTCTATCCCAAGCTCAACCGCGACCTGCTCACTGCCGGTGTCCTGTTTCACGACTGTGGCAAGATGTGGGAAAACAACTACCCGGAAGCCGGCTTCACCCAGCCACATAACATCCACGGAGAGATGCTGGGCCACATTCCGCTGGGCATCGAAACGGCGAATAAAATTTGGCGTGACCTCAAGGATCAGCCGCAGTCGAAAGCCTGGCAGGAGCTGACACCCGAGAGCGAGGATGTGCAGCTGCACCTGCTGCACCTCATTGCCAGCCACCACGGCACCCACGAATGGGGATCGCCCACCTTGCCGCGCACTCCCGAAGCGATGGCGCTGCACTACATCGATAACCTCGATGCCAAATATGAAATGATGAGCGAGGGTTACGAAAGCTCACCGGAGCTGGCGCCCGGGATTCAGGAGAGGAAGTTCCCACTGCCAGCCAGCCTGGTGACACCTCTAACACACTTTTCGGCGAGTCCGGGTGTGGCGCCAAGCGCACCTAAACAGGAGAGCATCGAGTTACCGCTCGACGAGCTGTTTTAA
- a CDS encoding c-type cytochrome produces MHFLPRLLIVSLGLVPLAEAAPKKKKSGPKLSEGAAADKLHPLWRMENVYPDQDVQLKVSGLAFGGDDIYVTVFTPDRLNKAPFKKGEVYKVTGVIGNSDRSKIKAHRLMGDLYEPTGIAVHKGKIYIGEKDKISRLEDKNGDGVYSADEKVVLMDGLSHVNFHTYTVGFEKLAKDGKTYLVGNLTTSIRPGGARDFNVTVNPKTHRGSTFMFGPVTGEEKPSEVDISYYAGGYRTPNGIAVGPNDEIIVTDNQGVFNPSNEFIRLTPGGFYGHFLLKKDNTNIAAFQPEDVDDVKGGSKYQSPPTVHLPQGEVSRSPSQPVVLKDLKGPMSVYNGQWLVGDVTLGRLNRIFLEEVDGTWQGAAFLHSGGHDPEGKTGLTAGPNRLKHGPDGNIYLGHIGEGGLWQFLPAPGEDPKPPYGLQRLSHLAPQEIPADFNEMVAVRDRVGGLEIELFKPITQAQLDAAQIEAKQWTYVPTNGYGGRNMGTEKLTLVKKTLSEDGKRIMLTLPGIRDNSAPFVSKGGYTSENVGWVVHLTVDQLDLYKNAAWYTMVKHQGGGAKAPIKKQLDPKTEPIAYAKSQHKAVCAACHSTDGSRLVGPSFKGLFGKKQQVIRDGETSTITVNDAYLRRAIANPMLEHPVGFPPAMPNPNLSKEEQKAVIKWIKTLK; encoded by the coding sequence ATGCATTTCCTGCCCCGTCTCCTCATCGTCTCTCTCGGCCTCGTCCCCCTGGCCGAAGCCGCACCTAAGAAGAAAAAATCAGGTCCAAAACTTTCTGAAGGAGCGGCCGCGGACAAACTGCACCCCTTGTGGCGCATGGAAAATGTTTACCCGGACCAGGACGTGCAGTTGAAGGTCTCCGGCCTGGCGTTTGGTGGCGATGATATTTACGTCACCGTGTTCACCCCCGACCGCCTCAACAAGGCGCCCTTCAAAAAAGGTGAGGTTTACAAGGTGACTGGAGTGATAGGCAACTCGGATCGCTCCAAAATCAAGGCGCATCGTCTGATGGGGGATCTCTACGAACCCACGGGCATCGCCGTGCACAAGGGCAAAATTTACATTGGCGAGAAGGATAAGATTTCCCGTTTGGAGGACAAAAATGGCGACGGCGTTTACAGTGCAGATGAAAAAGTGGTGCTGATGGACGGCCTGTCACATGTCAATTTTCACACCTACACCGTGGGCTTTGAGAAGCTGGCCAAGGATGGCAAAACCTACTTGGTGGGGAACCTCACCACCTCCATCCGCCCTGGCGGAGCGCGCGACTTCAACGTCACCGTTAACCCTAAGACACACCGAGGTTCGACCTTTATGTTTGGCCCCGTGACCGGTGAGGAAAAGCCGTCCGAGGTCGATATCTCCTACTACGCCGGCGGCTACCGCACCCCGAATGGGATCGCTGTGGGCCCCAACGATGAGATCATCGTCACCGATAACCAAGGGGTGTTCAACCCGTCTAACGAATTCATCCGTCTCACCCCCGGTGGCTTTTACGGTCACTTCTTGCTGAAAAAGGATAACACCAACATTGCCGCCTTCCAACCGGAGGACGTGGACGACGTCAAAGGAGGGTCGAAGTATCAATCGCCGCCTACCGTGCACCTGCCGCAGGGCGAGGTTAGCCGGTCGCCATCGCAGCCAGTGGTGCTCAAGGACCTCAAAGGACCGATGTCTGTCTACAACGGCCAGTGGCTGGTGGGCGATGTGACCCTGGGTCGACTGAACCGTATCTTCCTCGAGGAGGTGGATGGCACATGGCAGGGCGCAGCTTTCCTTCACAGCGGCGGGCATGACCCCGAAGGAAAAACCGGCCTGACCGCCGGGCCGAACCGACTGAAACATGGCCCCGATGGCAATATCTATCTCGGCCACATCGGCGAAGGTGGTCTCTGGCAGTTCCTTCCGGCACCAGGCGAAGACCCCAAGCCACCCTACGGACTGCAGCGGCTGAGCCACCTAGCACCCCAAGAAATCCCCGCTGATTTCAACGAAATGGTCGCCGTGCGCGATCGTGTCGGCGGCTTGGAAATCGAGCTGTTCAAACCGATCACCCAAGCGCAACTGGATGCCGCTCAGATCGAGGCCAAGCAGTGGACCTATGTGCCGACCAATGGCTACGGCGGTCGCAACATGGGCACGGAAAAACTGACCCTGGTGAAGAAAACCCTCAGCGAGGATGGCAAACGCATCATGCTCACCCTGCCTGGCATCCGCGATAACTCAGCACCGTTTGTTAGCAAAGGCGGCTACACCAGCGAGAACGTCGGCTGGGTGGTGCATCTGACCGTGGATCAACTGGACCTCTATAAAAATGCCGCGTGGTACACGATGGTGAAGCATCAAGGTGGTGGAGCCAAGGCGCCGATCAAAAAGCAGCTCGACCCCAAGACCGAGCCGATCGCCTACGCCAAGTCCCAGCACAAGGCGGTTTGCGCAGCCTGTCACTCGACCGATGGCTCCCGCCTCGTGGGCCCCAGCTTCAAGGGTTTGTTCGGAAAAAAACAGCAGGTCATCCGCGACGGTGAGACCTCCACCATCACGGTGAACGATGCCTATTTGCGCCGCGCGATTGCCAACCCCATGCTCGAGCACCCCGTGGGGTTCCCTCCAGCAATGCCTAACCCCAACCTCTCGAAGGAAGAGCAGAAGGCGGTGATCAAGTGGATCAAGACGCTGAAATAA
- a CDS encoding metallophosphoesterase family protein: protein MRYALVSDIHANLQAWSAVLEDMQALEIDQIINLGDVVGYGPNPAEVLASVRELSRISVIGNHDAVCAQRMSADAFNEQARAAIEWTQSQLDADACQFLEALPDMAHPEDESFLITHAEVVSPLDFGYILTEEEAASNFAACDDRIIFIGHTHRPGLFLQEESGDITLHEPGEFVCDPNCRYIINPGSVGDPRSEDIVASYCIFDSETRKVEFRRVEFDTDAYRSAIDASGLETRPFFLRYLDSLQEPGKRLIPPLAETSAMPRIDLSVKAPVLVPKKKMSPLVPIGLITLVIGCAGIAWIVASGRNQPAEETSNKPSDLTAELTTTDDASVDQTPEDDSTQLTSQAEAPVTTPAEPEVNSQFPVKARYVRIRQPNGPSLALAEVEVMRGKKNIALRRIARQSSTLFATTPAAQAVDGNRSGKKNNSISHTAKGPNEWWEVDLGEEQPITAVVVWNRNRSAPLMKRLDQFTLEIFDAERKLVLRRSNIPGKGYKIVLKSPPVEK, encoded by the coding sequence ATGCGCTACGCCCTCGTCTCTGACATCCACGCCAACCTGCAAGCATGGTCGGCGGTGCTGGAGGACATGCAGGCCTTGGAGATCGATCAAATCATCAACCTCGGTGACGTCGTCGGCTATGGCCCGAACCCTGCGGAAGTCCTGGCCTCGGTGCGTGAGCTCAGCCGCATTTCCGTCATCGGCAACCACGACGCCGTCTGCGCCCAACGCATGTCCGCCGATGCCTTCAACGAGCAGGCACGGGCAGCGATCGAGTGGACCCAAAGTCAGCTCGATGCCGATGCCTGCCAATTTCTCGAGGCTCTACCCGACATGGCTCACCCCGAGGACGAGAGCTTCCTGATCACCCACGCGGAAGTCGTTTCCCCGCTCGACTTCGGCTACATCCTCACGGAGGAAGAGGCGGCGAGCAACTTTGCCGCCTGTGACGATCGTATCATTTTCATCGGTCACACCCACCGCCCCGGACTCTTCCTCCAAGAAGAATCCGGCGACATCACCCTCCATGAGCCCGGTGAGTTCGTCTGCGATCCCAACTGCCGCTACATCATCAACCCCGGCTCCGTCGGTGATCCGCGCAGTGAAGACATTGTGGCAAGCTACTGCATTTTTGACAGCGAGACGCGCAAGGTGGAGTTCCGTCGTGTGGAGTTCGATACCGACGCTTACCGCAGCGCCATCGATGCCAGTGGTTTGGAAACTCGACCTTTTTTCCTACGCTATCTCGATAGCCTGCAGGAGCCCGGCAAACGCCTCATCCCACCTCTGGCAGAAACCAGCGCCATGCCTCGCATCGACCTTTCCGTGAAAGCCCCGGTGCTCGTTCCCAAGAAAAAAATGAGCCCGCTAGTGCCCATCGGACTCATCACCTTGGTCATCGGCTGCGCAGGGATCGCCTGGATCGTGGCATCCGGAAGAAACCAGCCCGCGGAGGAAACATCGAACAAGCCCAGCGACCTCACGGCCGAGCTAACTACCACCGACGACGCGTCTGTGGACCAGACACCGGAGGATGACAGCACGCAACTCACCAGCCAAGCCGAAGCCCCAGTCACGACACCTGCCGAACCCGAGGTGAACAGTCAGTTTCCTGTGAAAGCCCGTTATGTGCGCATCCGCCAACCCAATGGACCCTCTCTGGCCTTGGCCGAAGTGGAAGTGATGCGGGGGAAAAAGAACATCGCCCTCCGCCGCATCGCCCGACAATCGTCCACCCTCTTTGCCACCACCCCCGCAGCCCAGGCGGTGGATGGAAACCGCAGTGGTAAAAAGAACAATTCCATCAGCCACACAGCCAAAGGGCCGAATGAATGGTGGGAGGTCGATCTCGGAGAAGAACAGCCGATCACTGCCGTCGTGGTCTGGAACCGCAACCGCAGCGCGCCGCTGATGAAACGGCTCGACCAATTCACCCTGGAAATCTTCGATGCCGAACGCAAGCTCGTCCTCCGCCGAAGCAATATCCCAGGCAAGGGCTACAAGATTGTGCTGAAATCCCCGCCTGTGGAAAAATAG
- a CDS encoding amidophosphoribosyltransferase encodes MSDSLKHECGIAVVRLRKPLSYYKDKYETPLWGVNKLFLLMEKQHNRGQDGIGIGCCKLDMPLGQPYIFRRRDAAKDSMASVFRGELKKYNKMVRKGVFDPEKPETVKDKFDFGGEILMGHLRYGTSGQFDSGSCHPYLRRSNWPTRTLMVMGNFNMTNAGALNKKLIDRGQHPIFGTDTQTVLEEVGFHLDEHHTDLYHKLRDEGIDGREIPEMISEQIDLPEIINESAEPWDGGYCISGVVGNGDMFVMRDPRGIRPCHFYINDEVVAFASERVPLMTVFEANKEDVHELEPGTCTIVRRDGSISNHRFHPELPKSPCSFERIYFSRGNDPDIYRERKAMGAALVDQVYESIGSNFDKAVFAFIPNTAETAYYGFLDGLRLLRRQQVRAEIMDACAKGELTEENLDNLIMRNWPRGEKAVHKDIKMRTFISQEKGRAQLVSHVYDITYDLVKEGDALVALDDSIVRGTTLKESILKILARTNPRKIVVCSTAPQIRYPDCYGIDMSEMGKFIAFQAAVNLLKKAGKSCVIEKVYLACKAELKKPEDERVNQVKGIYEGFSDEEISAEVSRMVYPEDLDWHGEVEVIFQTIENLHACIKGPTGDWYFTGDYPTPGGFATVNLAYVKWFEGAEGRSYDLPL; translated from the coding sequence ATGAGCGACTCTCTCAAACACGAATGCGGCATCGCCGTTGTTCGCCTTCGCAAACCACTCTCATATTATAAGGACAAATACGAAACCCCACTCTGGGGGGTGAACAAATTGTTCCTGCTGATGGAAAAGCAGCACAACCGGGGCCAGGACGGCATCGGGATCGGTTGCTGCAAACTGGACATGCCCCTCGGGCAGCCCTACATCTTCCGTCGGCGTGACGCGGCCAAGGACTCCATGGCCTCGGTTTTTCGCGGTGAGCTGAAGAAATACAACAAGATGGTCCGCAAGGGCGTCTTCGATCCGGAGAAACCGGAGACCGTCAAAGACAAGTTCGACTTCGGCGGCGAGATCCTCATGGGGCACCTGCGCTACGGCACCTCCGGCCAGTTCGACTCCGGGTCATGCCACCCCTACCTGCGCCGCAGCAACTGGCCCACCCGCACCCTGATGGTGATGGGGAACTTCAACATGACCAACGCCGGTGCGTTGAATAAGAAGCTGATCGATCGTGGACAGCACCCGATTTTCGGCACCGATACCCAAACGGTCCTGGAAGAAGTGGGCTTCCATCTCGACGAGCACCACACCGATCTCTACCACAAGCTGCGCGACGAAGGCATCGATGGTCGCGAGATCCCGGAAATGATTTCCGAGCAGATTGATCTACCTGAGATCATCAATGAATCCGCCGAGCCTTGGGACGGTGGTTACTGCATCAGCGGGGTGGTCGGAAATGGCGATATGTTTGTCATGCGCGATCCGCGCGGCATCCGCCCATGTCACTTTTACATCAACGATGAAGTCGTCGCCTTCGCCTCCGAGCGAGTGCCACTGATGACTGTTTTCGAAGCCAACAAGGAGGACGTGCACGAGCTGGAGCCCGGCACCTGCACCATCGTCCGCCGTGATGGCAGCATCAGCAACCATCGCTTCCACCCGGAATTACCGAAGAGCCCATGCTCGTTTGAGCGGATCTACTTCTCCCGCGGAAACGATCCGGATATCTACCGTGAGCGCAAGGCCATGGGCGCCGCTCTGGTCGACCAGGTGTATGAATCCATCGGCAGCAATTTCGACAAGGCCGTCTTCGCCTTCATCCCGAACACTGCCGAGACCGCTTACTACGGATTCCTCGATGGCCTCCGCCTTCTTCGTCGCCAGCAAGTGCGCGCCGAGATCATGGACGCCTGCGCTAAGGGGGAACTGACGGAGGAAAACCTCGATAACCTGATCATGCGCAACTGGCCACGTGGCGAGAAAGCGGTGCACAAGGACATCAAGATGCGGACCTTCATTTCCCAGGAAAAAGGTCGCGCCCAGCTGGTCTCCCACGTTTACGACATCACCTATGATCTGGTGAAAGAGGGAGATGCTCTGGTGGCATTGGACGACTCGATTGTCCGCGGCACCACGCTCAAGGAGTCGATTCTGAAAATTCTCGCCCGCACCAATCCGCGCAAGATTGTGGTCTGTTCCACGGCTCCGCAGATTCGCTACCCGGACTGCTACGGCATCGATATGTCGGAGATGGGCAAGTTCATCGCCTTCCAAGCGGCTGTGAATCTGCTGAAAAAGGCAGGGAAAAGCTGCGTGATTGAGAAAGTTTACCTCGCTTGTAAAGCCGAGCTGAAAAAGCCGGAGGATGAGCGTGTGAACCAGGTCAAGGGCATCTACGAGGGCTTCAGCGATGAGGAAATCTCTGCCGAGGTCAGCCGCATGGTGTATCCCGAGGATCTCGATTGGCATGGCGAAGTGGAAGTCATTTTCCAAACCATCGAAAACCTCCACGCCTGTATCAAGGGCCCGACTGGCGACTGGTATTTCACTGGCGATTACCCCACTCCCGGAGGTTTCGCCACCGTCAACCTCGCCTACGTCAAATGGTTCGAAGGAGCCGAAGGCCGGAGCTACGACCTGCCGTTGTAA
- the purM gene encoding phosphoribosylformylglycinamidine cyclo-ligase produces MSGKLTYKESGVDTREAAALVGDIGTHVRRTQKQRQLHGAFGLFAACYDLSAYKEPVIVTGCDGVGTKLELLLEHDQLEAAGKDLIAMSVNDIITTGGDPLMFLDYIGIAALDKDLITRLIAGMCDYLEDCGCILAGGETAEMPGIVPEDVVELSGFCIGCCEKPNLIDPTTIATGDVLIGYQSDGPHANGWSLIRRVFAEHGDAFSKEEIVSLLAPTRLYHDVVNDIKAAGIKPRAYAHITGGGLPENLERLLPNHGADIVIPNWENAAMQKVFQFVDSDDKFHTFNMGFGWVTIVAPEDVDKALAAGPGGVKIGTITDTQGVRVSMES; encoded by the coding sequence ATGTCGGGCAAACTTACCTACAAAGAATCGGGCGTTGATACCAGGGAAGCCGCCGCCCTCGTTGGGGACATCGGAACCCATGTGCGCAGAACGCAGAAGCAGCGCCAACTACACGGAGCCTTTGGGCTTTTTGCTGCTTGTTATGATCTGAGCGCTTATAAAGAACCTGTCATTGTCACTGGTTGTGACGGTGTAGGCACCAAGCTGGAGCTCCTGCTGGAGCACGATCAGCTGGAAGCCGCTGGTAAGGATCTCATCGCCATGAGCGTGAATGACATCATTACCACTGGTGGAGACCCGCTGATGTTCCTCGATTACATCGGTATCGCAGCTCTGGACAAAGACCTCATCACCCGCCTGATCGCAGGGATGTGTGACTACCTGGAAGACTGTGGCTGCATTCTGGCCGGCGGTGAAACCGCGGAAATGCCCGGCATCGTGCCGGAAGATGTGGTGGAACTCTCCGGATTCTGCATCGGCTGCTGTGAAAAACCCAATCTCATCGATCCCACCACCATCGCCACCGGTGACGTGCTGATCGGTTATCAATCGGACGGCCCGCACGCCAACGGTTGGAGCCTGATTCGCCGCGTCTTTGCCGAGCATGGTGATGCTTTTTCCAAGGAAGAAATCGTCAGCCTGCTGGCTCCCACGCGTCTTTACCACGATGTGGTGAACGATATCAAAGCGGCGGGCATCAAACCCCGCGCCTACGCCCACATCACGGGTGGTGGATTGCCGGAGAACTTGGAGCGTCTGCTGCCCAACCACGGTGCCGACATCGTGATCCCGAACTGGGAAAATGCTGCGATGCAGAAGGTGTTCCAATTTGTGGACTCAGACGATAAGTTCCACACCTTCAACATGGGCTTCGGCTGGGTGACCATCGTCGCTCCCGAGGACGTGGACAAGGCCCTCGCCGCCGGACCTGGCGGAGTCAAGATTGGCACCATCACTGATACCCAAGGGGTGCGAGTGAGCATGGAGTCCTAA